CATTCCATCTTGTTATTAATTCATTAGATATCAAGCTGTTAGGCTTGCCGGTTCGCAATCGCTGGCTCACGCGATTGGCAGCCTTCTACTCGGAGCTTCAATGAATCTGCCACTGATTCTCAACTTACTGGTGTTTCTCGCCCTTTTGCTGGGCCTGGCCCAAACCCGCCGCACCCAATGGAGCCTGGCTAAAAAAGTCCTGCTCGCCCTGGTGCTCGGGGTGATCTTTGGTGTGGTCCTGCACACCATTTATGGTGCCGGCCACCCGGTGCTCAAGGCCTCGATCAGTTGGTTCGACCTGGTGGGCAATGGTTATGTGCAACTGTTGCAGATGATCGTGATCCCGCTGGTGTTCGCCTCGATCCTCAGCGCCGTAGCCCGCCTGCATAACGCAGCCTCCCTGGGCAAGATCAGCTTCCTGACCATCGGTACGCTGCTGTTCACCACCGCCATTGCGGCGCTGATCGGTATTGGCCTGACCAACCTGTTCGGCCTCACCGCCGAAGGCCTGGTGGCCGGTACCCAGGAACTGGCGCGCCTGCAGGTGATCCAGAGTGACTACGCGGGCAAGGTCGCCGACCTGAATATCCCGCAGTTGCTGCTGTCGTTCATCCCACAGAACCCGTTCGCCGACCTGGCCCGAGCCAAGCCGACGTCGATTATCAGTGTGGTGATCTTCGCCGCATTCCTGGGCGTTGCCGCGCTGCAACTGCTCAAGGACGACGTGGAAAAAGGCCAGAAAGTGATCAACGCCATCGACACCCTGCAAGCCTGGGTGATGCGTCTGGTGCGCCTGGTGATGAAGCTGACCCCTTACGGCGTGATGGCGCTGATGACCAAAGTGGTCGCCAGCTCCAACCTGCAAGACATCATCAAGCTCGGCAGTTTCGTGTTGGTGTCCTACCTGGCGCTGGGGCTGATGTTTGTAGTCCACGGCGTGCTGCTGTCCCTGGCCGGGATCAACCCGCTGCGTTTCTTGCGCAAGGTATGGCCGGTGTTGACCTTTGCCTTCACCAGCCGCTCCAGTGCGGCGAGCATCCCGCTGAGCATCGAAGCGCAGACCCGCCGCCTGGGCATCCCGCAGTCCATCGCCAGCTTCGCCGCCTCGTTCGGCGCGACGATTGGCCAGAACGGTTGCGCCGGCCTGTATC
The Pseudomonas hygromyciniae genome window above contains:
- a CDS encoding L-cystine transporter encodes the protein MNLPLILNLLVFLALLLGLAQTRRTQWSLAKKVLLALVLGVIFGVVLHTIYGAGHPVLKASISWFDLVGNGYVQLLQMIVIPLVFASILSAVARLHNAASLGKISFLTIGTLLFTTAIAALIGIGLTNLFGLTAEGLVAGTQELARLQVIQSDYAGKVADLNIPQLLLSFIPQNPFADLARAKPTSIISVVIFAAFLGVAALQLLKDDVEKGQKVINAIDTLQAWVMRLVRLVMKLTPYGVMALMTKVVASSNLQDIIKLGSFVLVSYLALGLMFVVHGVLLSLAGINPLRFLRKVWPVLTFAFTSRSSAASIPLSIEAQTRRLGIPQSIASFAASFGATIGQNGCAGLYPAMLAVMVAPTVGINPLDPLWIATLVAVVTLSSAGVAGVGGGATFAALIVLPAMGLPVALVALLISVEPLIDMGRTALNVNGSMTAGAITSQIMQQTDKELLNADEHPELAQA